The sequence AATTGCCGCTTCCAAACTACCACCAGATGCAAAAGAAGGCATGTACTTCGAGGTATCCATTAAAGATGGTGATATTGTCGATCTCGCCTTTGACCAGCAAGAGACAGCTTTGATGAAGGAAGCAATCGAAGGGCAGTTGAAAAGACTTCAGGCAAAAAGCGGGAAAAGTCGTTTCAAGCGAAATTGACACCTCTTCCAGTCGACAGTCGAGAAAAACAATCTTATTCTAGATGAAATACAGGAGGTTTACATCTTGCAGATTATTATTTCACACGTCAATACAGACTTTGACGCGCTCGCTTCTATGATTGCAGCAAAAAAACTCTATCCGGACGCGCAACTCATCCTTTCCGACAAACTGGAAACCCGTGTACAACGTTTTCTAAACATTTACCGAGATATGTTCGACTTTCTGCCAGCTTCACATGTGGACTGGGAAAACGTGACGGAAATGATCATTGTAGACGTCGCTTCGCTATCGCGCATCGGTAAACTCCCGTCCGATTTCGATCCGAACACGCGCAACATCATCGTCTACGACCACCATCCGAAAGATGAAAAGGATGTGCAATATGATGAAGGCATCATCGAACTGACAGGCGCTGCCGTTACACTGCTTCTTGAAGAAATACAAAATCGCAATGTGCCGATTACAAGCTTTGAAGCCTCGTTGTTCGGCCTCGGCATCTATACGGATACAGGCAACTTCACATATAACAATACGACTGCGCGTGACCTGCAGATGGCCGGTTTTCTAGTCGGACAAGGCATGAACCTTGAAATGATCCAGCGGTTCTCAGAGGAAACACTGACGCCTCCACAACAGCAATTACTGGAGAATCTTCTCTTGCATACGGAAATCCATGAAGTGGACGGTCTTGACATTGCCATCAGTACATATGCGTTGGAAAAGTTCCAGAACGGACTTGCTATGGTCACCCATAAATTACATGGCATGAAAGGAACGGATGCAGCGATTGCCGTTGTCAAAATGAAAAACTCCGTCTGCGTCGTTGGGCGTGCGAATTCAGAACGGATTTCGCTTCAACCGATTTTGCAGAAACTCGGGGGCGGCGGTCATCGGCACGCGGGTTCGGCCACTGTTAAAAAAGGAGACCCGGACGCGATTTTAAAGCAAATCATTGAAGATCTTGACCTGATGCTTAAGCCCGCTATTACGGCTAAGGAACTAATGGCGCGTCCTGTGAAGACACTGTCGCCACAGACAACGATTGAAGAAGCAGGCCGTCTCATGTATCGGTACGGCCATTCGGGTTATCCGATTGTCGAGGATGGCAAATTAGTTGGTCTGATTACGCGCAGGGATTTGGATAAAGCGAATCACCACGGGCTTGGACATGCTCCTGTAAAAGCGTATATGACAACGAATGTCATTACGATTGGTCCCGATGCGACGCTGGAAGAGATTCAGGAACTTGTTATCGAGCATAATATCGGCAGGTTGCCCGTTATCGAAAACCGCGATATCATCGGCATTGTTACACGGACAAATATTATTGAAGTGTTGCATCAAGATGTGTTGGCGGATGCTAAGCTTGAAGAAGGTTTGAGCACGGAAAAACTGATGGAAAAGATGGAACAACAGCTGCCTGAAGATGTCTACCGTCTATTGAAAGAGATTGGAGAGACAGCAAGCGAACTAGAGACGCCTGTTTTTCTAATTGGTGGGATTGTCCGGGACATTTTGCTCGACCGGCCGAATGAAGACATTGACATTGTAGCTGAAGGTGATGGAATTCGCCTTGCCAGGGGCTTGAAAGATGCGTATGGTGGTGAAGTTGTGGAGCATGAAAGCTTCGGCACGGCGACATGGTTGACCACATCTGGCTTATCCATCGATGTCGTATCATCCCGTCTTGAATACTACGAAAAGCCGGCAGCATTACCGGAAGTCGAGACATCTGTATTAGGCGATGATTTGCAGCGGCGCGATTTCACGATTAATGCGATGGCAATCCGGCTGAATGAAGAAGCATTCGGTGAACTGATTGACCCGTTCGGGGGGCAACTAGATCTTGTGAACAAGAACATTCGAATTCTCCATAACATTAGCTTCATCGAAGACCCAACTCGTATTTTTCGGGCGATTCGCTTTGAAGAGCGTTTTGGGTTTCGGATGGATGAACAAACTGAGAAATTTGCACTCGAGTCCATTGATAAGGTCGTTCATGTATCTCCTCAACGGATTAATGAAGAGATGAAGCGACTCTTCAAGGAGGGTAAACCTGAGAAGGTGCTTCGCCGTCTGTTCCAGTTGCAAGTGTTCCAGCAATTTGGCATTCAGGAAGCGCAAATGGAAGCCGCATGTACATCAGCAACTACACTTGTGAAATTGTATTGGGAGCAGGCACAGACAGAGTCCGCTATAGACGAGGAACAACCGAGCGCGTTCGAGTACTTCCTCTTGCCGTTCTACGGCGATGACAAACTTTTTGCGTCAGCGAAATTCGCTTTAACGAAGAAAGATTTGAATTTGCTCGAGGAAATTACAGAACTGCAAACAGAAACGAACTGGTCAGAGGCTACCCAACCGGGCGATATCCACTTGCGGTTGCATACCTATTCGGATGAAGCCATTCTTTTCGTACTTGCGGCGGAACAAATCCCTGGGCATGATTCCGTCATTGCTTACTTGCATCTTCGACGATCCCTGTCCAAGTTGTTGACAGGAGCTGATCTGATGACAGCGGGAATGAAACCCGGTCCGCATTTCTCAGCTATTTTGTTGAACATGGAAGCCTGTCAATTAAACGGAGACATCACCTCAAAAGATGATGCTTTGCAATGGCTTTCGAATTACGAGGAGAACAGGATCCGAGAAGTGACCGCTGATGAAATAGACACGCGTTAAGGAGATGACAGCATGCGTATTCGTGAAATTGAAGAAAAAGACAATGGCCTAATCGAGAACATCATTAAACGTTCATTGGAATCATTCGGGTTGGCTATTCCCGGCACAGCTTATTTTGACCCTCAGCTCGGCAGCCTAGCTCAATTTTACAAGCAACAACCGAATGCAAACTATTGGGTACTTGTTGACGACAATGATCACGTCGTTGGCGGTGTCGGCATTGCGCCTTTCGGTCAGCAATCCGGTGTTTGTGAACTGCAGAAGCTTTATATCGCACCAAACGCGCAAGGCGGCGGTCACTCCAAGAAACTGATGGAAACGGCACTCGATTTTGCACAACAGCATTATGCGTATTGCTATTTGGAAACGATGAACAAACTGGAAGTTGCGAATTCCCTTTACACGAAAGTAGGGTTCCAGCTTCTCGATGAGCCGCTGGACGGTTCAGAGCATTCTACGATGGATGCTTGGTATATGAAAGAATTAGCATAAAAATAGCAGGCACCCGGATCATGTCCGAGTGCCTGCTGTTTTCATGACTCATCGATAAGAATACCTTCAAACGCAATTATCTGCTGCCGTGTGACTCCGAATTTTTTATACGTAATGCGTAGCCGATCGATTTCAGGAACGGGTTGATTTTCATCATATTCTACCCGTAACACAATACGAAAATTCGAATCCACTTTAAAGCCTTTAAGAGGCAATAAATGATCTGCCAATCCATCGTTTATAACGGTTTCCTCATTTAGCGCACCAATTTGATTCTCTGGTGAATTTTCTACATATGGCTGAATACGAAAGGCATCTTCTTGTGTAAGGACGGTACCATCTTTTTTCAGTAACGCCACTTCCATCAATGTTGGACGACCAATCCCTTCCCACAAAAATTTATACCCCAAATACATCGCTTCCCCATTATCAAAATGCTCTTCCATTACAATCGTATGACTCCTTTTTGAGAATTCACCGTCCCGGATTACATAAGTAGCTGTCCATACGACAGCTATGGCAATGAGCAAGAACGCTATTGCGATCAAGCCTTTCTTCATCTAATTCCCCCTCCCGACAAGCTCAATAGAAATCGTGTTTATTCTAAGCATGTGGGACGACACTTTTTCAAATGTTTCAGTACATCCAACAGCCGCTCAACGGCAACGTCTCCCACGTCGTTCATCACCGCAAGTTGCAACCAATTGCGCTCTGTCAAATACTCACTCTCATAATGCACTCGAAAACCGTTGAGAAACAAGTCGTCCCCAAGTTTCTTTGAAGATTCGTTAGGAGGCAGTTCAATCGTGAGCACATTTGAATTACTTGCAGTTTCTGCAGATAATAGACGGAAACCGAGATGCGCAATCCCTTCACGTAGCCGTTGTGTCTGTAAGTAGATGTGCTCGAAATGTTGCGTCGGACTTTCTAGAATATTCATGAGCGACTGATGCAATGCATTCAGTAAATTGGACGATTGCGTGAACGGGATGCCGCCTTTCATTCCGTAGAGGCCGAGGTCTAAATAACGCGGCAATGTTTCATCAGGCTCAATTTCTGCATGATGACATACAAAGCTGAGCCCCGCGTAACTCGCCAATCCTTTTCCACTGACAGAAGATGCAAAATCCACCTTCGTCAAATTGACCGGGATCGTTCCGAGGGAGCTAGCGCAATCGACAGCGACTCGGATACCGTTTTCCTTAGCGAGCTTCGTTAGTCGTTCCAAATCATTTACTATTCCTGTCGATGTTTCAAGATGTACAAACCAGACCCAGTCATAGTGATGTGATTGAAACTGGTCTTCAAGTTGCTTCATACAAAATGCTTTGCCCCAGTCCTTTTCCGAACAGTCAAACGACAAACCAAACCGTTTCGCATGGTCGGTTAAGCGACGGCCGAATTCACCATTGACGAGAATAAGCCCTTTGCCAGCTATCCGTGACAACTGAGCGGCAACTGCATCGTTTGCGAGTGTTCCCGTTCCTTGCAGTAACTGTAGATGGTTCGCGCCAGTCAGTTCTTTTAACATGTCCGTCGTCGATGTGAGCAGCTGAGCGTAAGCAGGAGAACGATGGGAAACCGGTTCCTTCCCTAGTGCTTGCTGAACACTTTCAGCAATCGAGACAGGGCCAGGCAACAAATTCACCATTGGCAAGCCAAGACGTTTCGCCGCACCTTGCTCAAATGTATCGTGGACGATGATCATCGGAATATACGTTGCTTCTTCCGTACCAACCGGTTCCGCAAACGGGACAAAACCCATTCTCGTATACAGTTTCAGTTCCCGGACAGTTCCCGAAATAACTGCAGCATCATGCCCCGCTTTCAGACACCAATTCACTAGCGCTTGCATGAGTCCAAAAAACGCCCGTCCTGTTCGGTGCGCAGAGTCAATCGCAAGCAATCGAATTTCTACCGGATTCTTTGGTGGATCTGCTAAACGATCTTCAATCTGTCCAATTTTATTATCCAATGAAAACGGACGTGTCGAACGCAGCGCAATCATCCCGATAATTTCTTCTTCTTTGAGACAGAGCACATACGTATTTTCATTATGGAATCGGTCGACCATCAGACCATTTTCGTTCGGACGATGTTGTGGAATTTCCTCCACAAACGTTTTAT is a genomic window of Sporosarcina oncorhynchi containing:
- a CDS encoding DUF3006 domain-containing protein; the encoded protein is MTTIEKGVLDRIEDGLHAVIIVESVQQEFIIAASKLPPDAKEGMYFEVSIKDGDIVDLAFDQQETALMKEAIEGQLKRLQAKSGKSRFKRN
- a CDS encoding CBS domain-containing protein: MQIIISHVNTDFDALASMIAAKKLYPDAQLILSDKLETRVQRFLNIYRDMFDFLPASHVDWENVTEMIIVDVASLSRIGKLPSDFDPNTRNIIVYDHHPKDEKDVQYDEGIIELTGAAVTLLLEEIQNRNVPITSFEASLFGLGIYTDTGNFTYNNTTARDLQMAGFLVGQGMNLEMIQRFSEETLTPPQQQLLENLLLHTEIHEVDGLDIAISTYALEKFQNGLAMVTHKLHGMKGTDAAIAVVKMKNSVCVVGRANSERISLQPILQKLGGGGHRHAGSATVKKGDPDAILKQIIEDLDLMLKPAITAKELMARPVKTLSPQTTIEEAGRLMYRYGHSGYPIVEDGKLVGLITRRDLDKANHHGLGHAPVKAYMTTNVITIGPDATLEEIQELVIEHNIGRLPVIENRDIIGIVTRTNIIEVLHQDVLADAKLEEGLSTEKLMEKMEQQLPEDVYRLLKEIGETASELETPVFLIGGIVRDILLDRPNEDIDIVAEGDGIRLARGLKDAYGGEVVEHESFGTATWLTTSGLSIDVVSSRLEYYEKPAALPEVETSVLGDDLQRRDFTINAMAIRLNEEAFGELIDPFGGQLDLVNKNIRILHNISFIEDPTRIFRAIRFEERFGFRMDEQTEKFALESIDKVVHVSPQRINEEMKRLFKEGKPEKVLRRLFQLQVFQQFGIQEAQMEAACTSATTLVKLYWEQAQTESAIDEEQPSAFEYFLLPFYGDDKLFASAKFALTKKDLNLLEEITELQTETNWSEATQPGDIHLRLHTYSDEAILFVLAAEQIPGHDSVIAYLHLRRSLSKLLTGADLMTAGMKPGPHFSAILLNMEACQLNGDITSKDDALQWLSNYEENRIREVTADEIDTR
- a CDS encoding GNAT family N-acetyltransferase, producing the protein MRIREIEEKDNGLIENIIKRSLESFGLAIPGTAYFDPQLGSLAQFYKQQPNANYWVLVDDNDHVVGGVGIAPFGQQSGVCELQKLYIAPNAQGGGHSKKLMETALDFAQQHYAYCYLETMNKLEVANSLYTKVGFQLLDEPLDGSEHSTMDAWYMKELA
- a CDS encoding aminotransferase class V-fold PLP-dependent enzyme — translated: MTYYYRIAQFPQDAKRIHELNYKTFVEEIPQHRPNENGLMVDRFHNENTYVLCLKEEEIIGMIALRSTRPFSLDNKIGQIEDRLADPPKNPVEIRLLAIDSAHRTGRAFFGLMQALVNWCLKAGHDAAVISGTVRELKLYTRMGFVPFAEPVGTEEATYIPMIIVHDTFEQGAAKRLGLPMVNLLPGPVSIAESVQQALGKEPVSHRSPAYAQLLTSTTDMLKELTGANHLQLLQGTGTLANDAVAAQLSRIAGKGLILVNGEFGRRLTDHAKRFGLSFDCSEKDWGKAFCMKQLEDQFQSHHYDWVWFVHLETSTGIVNDLERLTKLAKENGIRVAVDCASSLGTIPVNLTKVDFASSVSGKGLASYAGLSFVCHHAEIEPDETLPRYLDLGLYGMKGGIPFTQSSNLLNALHQSLMNILESPTQHFEHIYLQTQRLREGIAHLGFRLLSAETASNSNVLTIELPPNESSKKLGDDLFLNGFRVHYESEYLTERNWLQLAVMNDVGDVAVERLLDVLKHLKKCRPTCLE